The segment GCAAACCGGGTACAGTGCAAATAATGGATTTACCCTCTCCTCTACAGTTGCCGCCACAATATGTTCCCTGTCCCCCAGTTCAAAAAAATGTTTTAAGGCATTAGAGGAAATTAAAGGCATGTCGCAGCTAACTAAAAAAATCACCTCAGCTTTTGAATATTTAATTGCCGTAAGCAAGCCCCCCATTGGCCCTTTTTCAGAAACTATATCGGCGAAAACGGGAAATCTCAGAGATTCGTAAGAACTGTCATTGGCTATTATATTTACAGGAATTTCAGCTTCATTAAAAGCTTCCAGAATGTGAGAAATCATAGGTTTTCCCTTTAACAGCATCATTCCTTTATCTCTGCCCATCCTACTGCTTTTCCCTCCTGCCAAAACAAAGGCTTCCACCCGCCGCACCCGCTTCATAAAAAACGAAATATATTGGCTGCAACCTCTCCAGATGCAAAGCCAATTCTTCTATTATTCTCCATGAGGTAGAAAAAAGCTAAAACCGAAAGCAATATGAGTAGATCAATAAAAAATCTCAATACCATTATCTTCTATAAATTATAAACTTTTACGGGTGTGCCCATTTCTACGATTTCGTTTTGCTCCTCCAGTTCTACCAGGCAATTTGCAGTGTTAAAAGCTTGTAAATTAAACGACTGCTGACCATCTAATATTTTTATCTCACCGCCATCTATTCGGCCCTTTAAAAAGAAGGTGAATCCTTGTTTTTTCAATTGATCCTCCCTGAGAGGAAGGATCTGGCCAGGCGACCATACGTTATCAAACCCCAACCGGAACTTCAGGCAGGGTTTGACATAAAGATTAAAACAACTAAGTACCGAGGCGGGATTGCCGGGAAGTGCAAATATCCATTTATTATCTTTTTTACCTGCAAACAAAGGTTTTCCCGGCCTCTGCTTTATTTTATAAAACAACTCCTTCACACCTGCTTTTTCAAGACACTGCTTTACAAAGTCATAATCTCCTACAGAAATTCCTCCACTAAGGAGCAAAAAGTCGTGTTTTTGTAATGCTTCATCCATAACTTTTTGAAGCTCGTCCTTATCATCTGTTGCTCTGTAATGAGTAGTATTCAAGATTCCTACTTCATTAAGAAAAGCTTCGAGCATTGGGCCGTTGGAGTTGTAGATCTCCCCTTCTTTTAAGGTGCTCCCCACCTCTTTTATTTCATCCCCTGTGATAATACATCCAACTGATGGTAGAGAATAGGTAGCTACCTTACTTACACCAACCGAAGCCAATAATCCAATCGCCCCCGGAGTGATTAAAGTTCCCGACTTAAGAATCAAATCTCCTTCTTTACATTGAGATCCTTTTAATCTTACATTGCTCCCTGGGTCTATTTTGTCCTTATAATAAGATATTGTTCCGGTTTCATCATTGCTTTCAATAAGTTCCTGCTGAATTACAGTATCTGCCCCTTCAGGCATTTTTGCACTAAGTAAATATTCTTATAGCTTTTCCTTCTGAAATGTTTTTTACTGAAGTATCCCCGGCCTGAATTACTCCTTCCAGCTTCCACTCATTTCTCTTTCCGTCGAATATTAAAGCATATCCGTCCATAGCTGAATTATCAAAGGATGGAACATCAATAGGGGAATAAACATCTTCGGCCAGGATCCTGCCCCGGCTATTTTGCAAAGCGACCAAAGTCTTTTCTGCTCTTTCTAAATTTTCTGAAAGTATTCTTCGTGCTTCAGTAACTGAGATCATCCGCCAATTTTGATCATGCTCCGGTTCTTCAATTGAGTGGCATCTGCGCCTTTATAAGATTTAGAAAACTGACCGCCCATCACGGCATGCTTCCGAAGAACTGAAAGTCTTATCAAAGGTTCTATGTTTTCTCCTTTCCGTAAAGTTCCCAGCAGATCCATTTCCTCACTTCCAAAGAGGCAATTCTTCATCTTTCCATCAGCAGTTAAACGCATCCTGTTGCAATCGCCGCAAAAATGTTCGCTCATCGTTGTTATAAAAGCGAAAGTTCCTTCGTGCCCTATAGCTTTGTATTTTTTAGCGGTATCGTGTGGCGCATCTTTTAATTTTACCATATCGTATTCCGCCTCCACTAATTTCAGCATCTGCCCTGCAGTCACTACTTTCTTACTGTTCCAGTGGTTTCCTTCAAAAGGCATA is part of the Antarcticibacterium sp. 1MA-6-2 genome and harbors:
- a CDS encoding molybdenum cofactor guanylyltransferase, whose protein sequence is MGRDKGMMLLKGKPMISHILEAFNEAEIPVNIIANDSSYESLRFPVFADIVSEKGPMGGLLTAIKYSKAEVIFLVSCDMPLISSNALKHFFELGDREHIVAATVEERVNPLFALYPVCLQQELEIRIAEGRLKMTDMILENKHILVPSIAGENPQLFRNVNNEEDFRILEDNWNHLSKT
- a CDS encoding molybdopterin molybdotransferase MoeA, whose product is MPEGADTVIQQELIESNDETGTISYYKDKIDPGSNVRLKGSQCKEGDLILKSGTLITPGAIGLLASVGVSKVATYSLPSVGCIITGDEIKEVGSTLKEGEIYNSNGPMLEAFLNEVGILNTTHYRATDDKDELQKVMDEALQKHDFLLLSGGISVGDYDFVKQCLEKAGVKELFYKIKQRPGKPLFAGKKDNKWIFALPGNPASVLSCFNLYVKPCLKFRLGFDNVWSPGQILPLREDQLKKQGFTFFLKGRIDGGEIKILDGQQSFNLQAFNTANCLVELEEQNEIVEMGTPVKVYNL
- a CDS encoding GTP 3',8-cyclase MoaA, coding for MVRKEFPEILRRLSKLPVEISLTTNAVLAHKYIDHLKAAGVRSLNISLDTLDAETFKKVTKRDQFQQVWDNILLLLKEGFRVKINAVAIEGIIEKEILDFVEITRHLPLHVRMIEFMPFEGNHWNSKKVVTAGQMLKLVEAEYDMVKLKDAPHDTAKKYKAIGHEGTFAFITTMSEHFCGDCNRMRLTADGKMKNCLFGSEEMDLLGTLRKGENIEPLIRLSVLRKHAVMGGQFSKSYKGADATQLKNRSMIKIGG